Proteins from one Salarias fasciatus chromosome 14, fSalaFa1.1, whole genome shotgun sequence genomic window:
- the LOC115400671 gene encoding uncharacterized protein LOC115400671, with the protein MRPLLNLRSSRLQVEVLTRGQRTNPKWFAWRQNRITASVAHRIAHSRFAKGTSQTPPSSYLAAITGGGPTVQTRAMSWGVQMEAEAVRRYQKLKTAALGRPVSVQDCGLFIDARRSWLAASPDGIVTDGGSGQWLLCLEVKCPYKHRQRRVEDACRDDPAFCLQILDQDGRRPGEPPAYRLKTSHSYFTQIQVQLAVTGLQRADLVVFTLKETAVVPVTFDPELWEETVSRLEKFYRDAVLPLIRPEL; encoded by the exons ATGCGGCCCCTCCTGAACCTGAGGTCGTCCCGCCTG CAAGTGGAGGTTCTGACCCGAGGCCAGAGAACCAACCCAAAGTGGTTTGCTTGGCGGCAGAACCGGATCACGGCCTCGGTGGCTCACCGCATCGCCCACAGCCGCTTCGCCAAGGGCACGAGCCAAACTCCGCCTTCCTCTTACCTGGCTGCCATCACAG GTGGTGGTCCCACAGTCCAGACCAGAGCCATGAGCTGGGGGGTCCAGATGGAGGCGGAGGCTGTGCGACGGTACCAG AAGCTGAAGACGGCGGCGCTGGGTCGCCCCGTCTCGGTCCAGGACTGCGGCCTGTTCATCGACGCCCGGCGCTCCTGGTTGGCGGCGAGTCCTGACGGCATCGTGACGGACGGCGGCAGCGGCCAGTGGCTGCTCTGCCTGGAGGTCAAGTGTCCCTACAAGCACAGACAGAGACGGGTGGAGGACGCCTGCAGGGACGACCCCGCGTTCTGTCTCCAGATCCTGGACCAGGACGGGCGGCGGCCCGGCGAG CCTCCAGCGTACCGCCTGAAGACGTCCCACAGCTACTTCActcagatccaggtccagctgGCGGTGACGGGTCTGCAGCGGGCCGACCTGGTGGTCTTCACCTTGAAGGAGACGGCAGTGGTgcccgtgacctttgaccctgagcTGTGGGAGGAGACGGTGTCCAGGCTGGAGAAGTTCTACAGGGACGCTGTCCTGCCGCTTATTAGACCCGAGCTGTAG
- the abcf3 gene encoding ATP-binding cassette sub-family F member 3, with amino-acid sequence MATYVEILRSEFPEIDAELFDYITGVLDGGGADFEDGEEVFEAVGGVLQEVSADYKNEDEIRDICLQMFNTLKLNQQHQHRGAQRQVLLDAPVQLSQISSDVGSAAEDVQGIWMVKRSQNTTVDAKKLEKAEAKLKAKHERRNERDSQKTTGPLVLEEASASQASSKKDNRVDQSGKNRSYDIRIENFDVSFGERCLLQGAELSLAAGRRYGLIGRNGLGKTTLLKMLASRNLRVPAHISILHVEQEVAGDETAALQSVLQSDTAREGLLEEERTLNARIANGTADGMESVRLSEIYMKLEEIEADKAPARASVILAGLGFSPRMQQQATKEFSGGWRMRLALARALFARPDLLLLDEPTNMLDVRAILWLENYLQTWQSTILVVSHDRNFLNAVVTDIIHLHSQRLDSYRGDYENFIKTKEDRLKNQQREYEAQLQYRQHIQVFIDRFRYNANRAAQVQSKLKLLERLPELKPIEKETEVTLRFPDNFEKLSPPILQLDEVEFYYSRDQPLFSGLNLSADLESRICIVGENGAGKTTVLKLLMGELTPVNGVRQAHRNLKIGYFSQHHVDQLDLNVCSVELLLNKFPGRTEEEYRHQLGGYGITGELATRPVASLSGGQKSRVAFAQMTMPCPNFYVLDEPTNHLDMETIEALANALNKFKGGVILVSHDERLIRLVCKELWVCDGGKVQRIDGGFDEYRDILHEQFRKEGYL; translated from the exons ATGGCGACCTACGTGGAGATCCTGAGGAGTGAGTTTCCAGAGATCGACGCGGAGCTTTTCGACTACATCACAG GTGTGCTGGACGGCGGCGGTGCGGACTTCGAGGATGGCGAGGAGGTGTTCGAGGCGGTGGGCGGCGTCCTGCAGGAGGTGTCGGCAGACTACAAGAACGAGGACGAGATCCGGGACATCTGCCTCCAGATGTTCAACACACTCAAACT gaaccagcagcaccagcaccgCGGCGCTCAGAGgcaggtcctgctggacgcCCCGGTGCAGCTGTCCCAGATCTCCTCCGACGTCG GCTCGGCCGCTGAAGACGTTCAGGGCATCTGGATGGTGAAGCGATCTCAGAACACG acgGTGGACGCTAAGAAGTTGGAGAAAGCCGAAGCGAAGCTCAAAGCCAAACATGAACGCAGGAATGAGAGAGACTCACAGAAAACCACCGGTCCACT AGTTCTGGAGGAGGCGTCGGCGAGTCAGGCGAGCAGTAAGAAGGACAACCGGGTCGACCAGTCGGGGAAGAACCGCAGCTACGACATCCGCATCGAGAACTTTGACGTTTCCTTCGGAGAGCG GTGTCTgctgcagggggcggagctGTCCCTGGCGGCCGGCCGGCGCTACGGGCTGATCGGGCGGAACGGCCTGGGGAAGACGACGCTGCTGAAGATGCTGGCGAGCAGAAACCTGCGAGTCCCCGCCCACATCTCCATCCTGCACGTGGAGCAGGAGGTGGCCGGCGACGAGAcggcggcgctgcagagcgtCCTGCAGAGCGACACGgcgagggaggggctgctggaaGAGGAGCGGACGCTCAACGCTCGCATCGCCAACGGAAC GGCGGACGGGATGGAGAGCGTCCGGCTGTCGGAGATCTacatgaagctggaggagaTTGAAGCGGACAAGGCGCCCGCCCG agcctCCGTCATCCTGGCCGGTCTGGGTTTTtctcccagaatgcagcagcaggcCACAAA ggaATTCTCCGGAGGCTGGAGGATGAGGCTCGCCCTCGCCAGAGCGCTGTTCGCCCG GCCGGACCTCCTGCTGCTCGACG aaccTACGAACATGTTGGACGTCCGAGCGATCCTCTGGTTGGAGAACTACCTTCAG acgtGGCAGTCCACCATCCTGGTCGTCTCCCACGACAGAAACTTCCTGAACGCCGTGGTCACCGACATCATCCACCTGCACTCGCAGAGGCTGGACAGTTACCGCGGCGACTACGAGAACTTCATCAAAACCaaagaggacagactgaagaacCAGCAGCGGGAGTACGAGGCCCAGCTGCAGTACCGACAGCACATCCAG gtgttcatTGACAGGTTTCGGTACAACGCTAATCGTGCGGCGCAGGTCCAAAGTAAACTGAAGCTGTTGGAGAGATT ACCGGAGCTGAAGCCCATAGAGAAGGAGACCGAGGTCACACTGAG gTTTCCAGACAACTTTGAGAAGTTGTCTCCTCCCATCCTTCAGCTGGACGAGGTGGAGTTCTACTACAGTCGAGACCAGCCGCTCTTCTCTGGACTCAACCTGTCAGCGGACCTGGAGTCGCGCATCTGCATC GTCGGCGAAAATGGAGCTGGAAAAACCACCGTCCTCAAGCTGCTCATGGGCGAGTTGACGCCTGTCAACGGCGTCAGACAGGCACACAG GAACTTGAAGATCGGCTACTTCAGCCAACACCACGTCGACCAGCTGGACCTCAACGTCTGCtccgtggagctgctgctcaacaAGTTCCCCG GCCGGACGGAGGAGGAGTACCGGCACCAGCTGGGCGGCTACGGGATCACCGGGGAACTCGCCACGCGACCCGTGGCCAGCCTGTCGGGGGGGCAGAAGAGCCGCGTGGCGTTCGCTCAGATGACGATGCCATG TCCGAACTTCTACGTGCTGGACGAGCCCACGAACCATCTGGACATGGAGACCATCGAGGCGCTCGCCAACGCTCTCAACAAGTTCAAA GGCGGAGTCATCCTGGTGTCGCACGACGAGCGCCTGATCCGGCTGGTGTGTAAGGAGCTGTGGGTGTGCGACGGCGGGAAGGTGCAGCGCATCGACGGCGGCTTCGACGAATACCGGGACATCCTGCACGAACAGTTCAGAAAGGAGGGTTACCtgtga